The following proteins come from a genomic window of Thermoproteus sp.:
- a CDS encoding heterodisulfide reductase-related iron-sulfur binding cluster, with amino-acid sequence MTPSYIEYLGMPSYTPYVVYALAFISVISLLYFTHKLLKEIGGLKFLLSGILKRRTYIFLKEFLLHERFFLNETLGGVAHYLLIIGLGISLIATIIVAVTHYAGIVYSGPLFLAFRFLLDVAAIFLIAGPLLAIYRISKNRNRYNYKEYILVLFGFIAISITGMILQRYRIEYYFGGPTIWSPLSYIIPMPSTQLYVISYFIHIFIVFTLISIIPIIMLKHMILAYTNYIGVVRPYGELTTPFELEKVIETGQTEIKVGVKSKVDLDPLHRVMPDACTNCNRCEDVCPATKAGRPLSPRVLIKKFSSAPLDKSLFEVGLLEDEVWACTTCGACMLSCPVYIRHVDYIVDVRRALVFDSKIDQKKSDLLMSLSQYNNTQMQSNYGRHEWLRELGIKTVAENPNFEYLFWVGCMGSFDNRARQIVKAFVEVLKEAGMLDKIAILGDEETCCGDPARRLGEESRFQEIVLNNKNLFQKYNIKNIITICPHGYNTFKNEYRRFGVELNVYHHSEFLSKLVDEGKIKIKRSDGVLTIHDPCYLARYNKVVAPQRRIAINLGELKEPRLHGERTFCCGAGGANYWYDVKEERRISHIRLDQLLETGASTIVTLCPFCNAMLSDASRNREVKVNIKDLAEVVAENLHK; translated from the coding sequence ATGACGCCCAGCTATATCGAATATTTGGGGATGCCCTCATATACGCCTTATGTCGTATATGCTTTAGCTTTTATATCAGTAATATCTCTACTATATTTCACACATAAACTCCTAAAAGAAATAGGGGGATTAAAGTTCCTACTTAGTGGAATTTTAAAACGAAGGACGTATATATTCCTAAAGGAGTTTTTACTACACGAGAGGTTTTTTCTAAATGAGACTCTAGGCGGCGTTGCGCATTATCTACTCATCATAGGGCTCGGAATTTCGCTCATAGCTACGATCATAGTCGCAGTTACACATTATGCTGGTATAGTCTACAGCGGTCCCCTATTCTTGGCGTTTAGATTTCTGTTGGATGTCGCAGCTATATTTCTTATAGCTGGACCCCTATTGGCCATATATAGAATTTCAAAAAATAGAAATAGATATAACTATAAGGAATATATATTAGTACTATTTGGATTTATCGCAATTAGCATTACAGGAATGATATTACAGAGGTATAGGATAGAGTACTATTTCGGAGGGCCTACTATATGGTCTCCCCTTTCTTATATAATCCCCATGCCGTCCACCCAACTATATGTCATATCATATTTTATTCATATATTTATAGTATTTACATTAATTTCAATAATTCCAATAATTATGCTAAAGCATATGATATTGGCGTATACGAATTATATAGGCGTTGTTAGGCCTTATGGCGAGTTGACCACGCCGTTTGAGCTAGAAAAAGTAATAGAAACCGGCCAGACCGAAATTAAAGTCGGCGTAAAGTCTAAGGTTGACCTAGACCCTCTTCATAGAGTCATGCCAGATGCGTGTACCAACTGTAATAGGTGTGAAGATGTATGTCCGGCGACTAAGGCCGGCCGCCCGTTAAGTCCTCGCGTGCTGATAAAGAAGTTCTCATCGGCGCCTCTAGACAAATCGCTGTTCGAGGTGGGGCTTTTAGAGGATGAGGTATGGGCTTGTACGACTTGTGGCGCCTGCATGTTGTCCTGTCCCGTCTATATACGGCATGTGGACTATATAGTAGATGTCAGGAGAGCTTTAGTATTCGACTCGAAGATAGACCAGAAGAAATCGGACTTATTGATGTCACTAAGCCAATACAACAACACCCAAATGCAGAGCAATTACGGCAGGCATGAGTGGTTGAGAGAGCTAGGCATCAAGACGGTAGCCGAAAACCCCAATTTCGAATATCTCTTCTGGGTTGGATGTATGGGTAGTTTCGACAATAGGGCGCGCCAAATCGTAAAGGCGTTCGTCGAGGTGCTTAAAGAGGCCGGCATGCTCGACAAAATAGCGATTTTAGGCGACGAGGAGACTTGTTGTGGGGACCCCGCAAGGAGGCTAGGCGAGGAGAGTAGATTTCAAGAAATAGTGCTGAACAACAAGAATTTATTCCAAAAGTATAATATTAAAAATATTATCACAATATGTCCACATGGATATAATACATTTAAAAATGAATATAGGCGTTTTGGCGTAGAACTGAATGTATATCACCACAGCGAATTTCTATCTAAATTAGTAGATGAAGGCAAGATAAAAATAAAGAGAAGTGATGGTGTTTTGACAATACACGATCCCTGTTATTTGGCTAGATATAATAAGGTGGTCGCCCCGCAGAGGAGAATCGCGATAAACTTGGGAGAGTTGAAGGAGCCTAGGCTACATGGCGAGCGTACTTTCTGTTGTGGCGCTGGCGGCGCCAATTATTGGTACGACGTGAAGGAAGAGAGACGTATAAGCCACATAAGGCTCGACCAACTGCTGGAAACCGGCGCCTCGACGATAGTCACCCTGTGTCCATTCTGTAACGCCATGCTTTCAGATGCCAGCAGGAATAGAGAGGTTAAGGTGAATATAAAGGATCTGGCCGAGGTGGTGGCCGAAAATCTACATAAATAA
- the cas4 gene encoding CRISPR-associated protein Cas4 — protein sequence MLIPPPLCRIVRCEDLDYLTLDEALRELEKTDKVETLGRNIYAIQYDFKRITPSMINDYEYCPRLLWIQARLGKKLLTRRSLVSLVKGRLLHERYERAISAMEDVLTEYKIELGDMVGVIDVVFKRGEKIIPIEIKSGFLSRESHVKQLQIYIELLGSKFGYLVYRNKVERIERNQDAMAILGEIKRVLESERPPEVDKTRCRSCPFRSICNIYSK from the coding sequence GTGCTGATACCTCCGCCATTATGTAGGATAGTCCGGTGCGAAGACCTGGACTACTTGACGCTAGACGAGGCCTTGAGGGAACTCGAAAAGACGGACAAGGTGGAGACGTTAGGGCGCAATATATATGCGATACAGTACGACTTCAAGAGGATCACCCCATCCATGATAAACGACTACGAATACTGCCCCCGACTCCTCTGGATACAAGCGAGGCTTGGCAAGAAGTTGCTCACACGTAGGTCGTTGGTCTCTTTAGTAAAGGGCCGTTTGCTCCACGAACGGTACGAAAGGGCTATTTCAGCCATGGAAGACGTCTTGACCGAATACAAAATAGAGCTGGGCGATATGGTGGGCGTAATAGATGTCGTGTTTAAACGCGGCGAAAAAATTATACCAATTGAAATTAAAAGTGGTTTTTTATCTAGAGAATCACATGTAAAGCAGTTACAAATATATATAGAATTATTAGGGTCAAAATTTGGCTATCTAGTTTATAGGAATAAAGTAGAAAGAATAGAACGAAACCAAGATGCCATGGCAATATTGGGGGAAATAAAGAGGGTCCTCGAAAGTGAGAGACCCCCCGAAGTCGACAAGACTCGTTGCAGAAGTTGCCCATTTAGGTCAATATGTAATATATATTCTAAATAG
- a CDS encoding GTP-binding protein — protein MYPPESEEGNIEYKLYVKDVDIERFAGQMKRRLIEGGGEAIYVIGVSNDGKPLGVGEEELKEALSIVEKAAERIGAVAYLVRLENGIRGKVAEVLIRNKAGENSPPPVIHVVALGNVDAGKSTLIGVLVTGRLDDGRGSARVYAARFKHEVITGRTSAVSTRLLGFRGYEVVNAGLPDPLDEASVYLNSDKAVMFVDVGGHEGYLRTSLRGILGTMPDYGMLVVAANSGVQKMTKEHLGVAVAMNIPVFVVITRIDITPREVLEKTLEDVVGILKMPGVSKVPYVVRGTADVVIAAKMMPSGRVSPIFLVSNVTGDGLDKLRLFLSLLPKRLHWPNVGRPVLYISEIYRVRGVGVVVGGLLEGGRLSAGQKAFVGPLDDGSWKAVRVKSIQINKVSVSSAEPGQYITIAIDGFDDIRKGMALVVEPAKPAVKIKADVIVLRHPTVIKPGFTGVVHLKAIRVPATITWIDRGSLMMGDVGKMELRFSRPMLVPMGERFIFRNGPTRVLGKVDQVY, from the coding sequence ATGTACCCCCCTGAGTCTGAAGAGGGCAATATAGAATACAAGCTATACGTTAAAGATGTAGATATAGAGCGTTTTGCAGGCCAAATGAAACGTAGATTAATTGAAGGAGGCGGCGAGGCCATATACGTAATAGGTGTGTCAAACGACGGCAAGCCCCTCGGCGTGGGCGAAGAGGAATTGAAGGAAGCTCTGTCTATAGTCGAAAAGGCTGCGGAGAGAATAGGCGCCGTGGCGTATCTGGTGAGGCTTGAAAACGGCATAAGGGGGAAGGTCGCTGAAGTACTTATTAGGAATAAGGCGGGCGAGAACAGTCCTCCGCCGGTTATACACGTAGTCGCTCTGGGGAATGTAGACGCGGGGAAGTCCACGCTCATAGGGGTACTAGTGACCGGACGTCTTGACGACGGGAGGGGAAGCGCGAGGGTCTATGCCGCCAGATTTAAACATGAAGTAATAACCGGCCGCACCTCCGCAGTGTCCACACGCCTATTGGGGTTTAGGGGCTATGAGGTGGTGAACGCCGGGCTACCCGACCCTCTGGACGAGGCGTCGGTGTATTTGAACTCCGATAAGGCCGTGATGTTCGTCGACGTGGGAGGCCATGAGGGGTACTTAAGGACTTCGCTTAGAGGCATATTGGGCACAATGCCCGACTACGGCATGTTGGTGGTCGCGGCGAATTCTGGAGTGCAGAAGATGACTAAGGAACACCTAGGAGTGGCGGTCGCCATGAACATTCCGGTCTTCGTCGTGATCACTAGAATAGACATCACGCCGAGGGAAGTGCTCGAAAAGACGCTCGAAGACGTGGTGGGCATATTGAAGATGCCCGGCGTCAGCAAGGTCCCCTATGTGGTCAGGGGAACCGCCGACGTGGTGATAGCGGCCAAGATGATGCCGAGCGGTCGCGTATCTCCTATATTTCTAGTCTCGAACGTCACTGGCGATGGTCTTGACAAGCTGAGGCTGTTCCTCTCCCTCCTCCCGAAAAGGCTACATTGGCCGAATGTGGGAAGGCCCGTCCTCTACATCTCGGAGATATATAGAGTCAGAGGGGTTGGCGTAGTCGTAGGCGGCCTCCTCGAGGGGGGCCGGCTCTCTGCAGGGCAGAAGGCCTTCGTGGGGCCTCTAGACGACGGGAGCTGGAAGGCTGTCAGAGTCAAATCCATACAGATAAACAAGGTGTCTGTAAGCTCCGCGGAGCCCGGACAGTATATAACCATAGCTATAGACGGCTTTGACGATATCCGTAAGGGCATGGCCCTAGTCGTAGAGCCTGCCAAGCCGGCCGTCAAGATAAAGGCGGACGTTATAGTATTACGGCACCCCACTGTGATAAAGCCAGGCTTCACCGGAGTAGTTCACCTCAAGGCGATACGTGTCCCCGCTACGATAACTTGGATAGATAGGGGCTCCTTAATGATGGGAGATGTGGGCAAGATGGAGTTGAGGTTTTCGCGCCCCATGTTGGTCCCCATGGGCGAGAGGTTCATCTTTAGGAACGGCCCGACTAGAGTGTTGGGCAAAGTGGACCAAGTGTATTAA
- a CDS encoding sodium-translocating pyrophosphatase yields the protein MLVIPVLGLLVGIFGLLYALYLARWVLRQDPGTDKMKFISNAIATGARAYLFRQYRTLTILLVILAIAIFLAVDMTRGLPGLTAIGFVVGALGSMLAGYLGMYVTTRSASRVAQAAASGGMGRALQVSWRAGAVMGLSLASVALLLISGFYILFRFVAPSEWATPLVALGFGASLVTLFMRVGGGIYTKAADLGADLVGKIEAGIPEDDPRNPGVIADNVGDNVGDVAGMAADVYESYIVTITAAIFLASILGMSSAFIEGIILFATLALIATFVGVNLLRIRNVKNPMGSISTAIYATIAISVVLFFIGAFLLSSMLGLSLVNSLAMATAVSLGAVIAPIVVKITDYYTSYNYKPVRQIADQAKISPATVIITGYGVGLMSAVPVLLVIIVVLGVSYAIGFTVFQVGGFGGYGQYLAGIFGTALASVGLLAIAGIIITADSYGPVSDNANGVVEMAGLPENVREVTDVLDSIGNTTKATTKGYAIASAALAALVLFIALMFEIMKSMAQVLGVQQLTDLLSESISKISIINPNVLIGAFIGVMIVYFFTSRTLGAVGRTAMEIVEEIRRQFREKPGILEWKETPDYARVVDIATKRALGEFLLPGLVVIIVPLITAFVMGWQALAGLIMGAVVSGVPRALLMANAGGAWDNAKKYIELQGLKKTELHKAVVVGDTVGDPFKDTSGPSLNPLIKVLNTLSVVFAFAIVLANAHMGIVLTGLLHF from the coding sequence ATGTTAGTTATACCGGTATTAGGCCTATTGGTCGGAATTTTCGGCCTTCTATATGCTCTATACTTGGCCAGATGGGTATTAAGACAAGACCCAGGTACGGACAAAATGAAATTTATATCTAACGCCATAGCTACCGGCGCCAGGGCGTATCTATTCAGACAGTATAGAACCCTAACAATACTGCTAGTAATATTAGCCATAGCAATATTCCTAGCTGTAGATATGACTAGAGGGCTTCCAGGACTTACGGCTATAGGCTTCGTTGTGGGCGCTTTGGGTTCCATGTTGGCAGGATATTTGGGCATGTATGTGACCACGAGATCTGCTTCACGTGTAGCCCAAGCTGCGGCCAGCGGCGGCATGGGCAGAGCTCTACAAGTGTCGTGGCGTGCAGGCGCCGTTATGGGGCTCTCGTTGGCGAGTGTCGCTCTGCTGTTGATATCAGGTTTCTACATACTCTTTAGGTTCGTCGCCCCAAGCGAGTGGGCCACGCCGCTAGTCGCCTTGGGCTTTGGTGCGAGTCTAGTCACTTTGTTCATGAGGGTCGGCGGGGGGATATACACCAAGGCCGCCGACCTCGGAGCCGACTTGGTGGGAAAAATAGAGGCAGGGATCCCGGAGGACGACCCGAGGAACCCGGGAGTTATAGCCGACAACGTCGGGGATAATGTAGGCGATGTAGCCGGAATGGCCGCCGACGTGTATGAATCCTATATAGTCACGATAACTGCGGCCATATTCTTAGCGAGCATACTGGGCATGTCTTCGGCCTTTATAGAGGGCATAATACTGTTCGCGACGTTAGCGCTGATAGCTACGTTCGTGGGGGTGAATCTGTTGCGTATTAGAAACGTGAAGAACCCCATGGGCTCTATAAGTACTGCCATATATGCCACCATCGCCATATCGGTCGTCCTGTTCTTCATAGGGGCTTTCCTATTGAGCTCTATGTTAGGTTTGAGTCTAGTGAACTCTTTAGCCATGGCGACAGCCGTGTCGTTGGGCGCCGTCATAGCGCCCATAGTCGTCAAGATAACCGACTATTACACCTCCTATAACTACAAGCCCGTGAGACAGATAGCTGACCAAGCTAAGATAAGCCCGGCTACTGTGATCATAACTGGCTATGGGGTGGGCCTTATGAGCGCAGTTCCGGTCCTATTGGTGATAATAGTTGTATTGGGCGTTTCTTACGCCATAGGGTTCACTGTGTTCCAAGTTGGCGGATTCGGCGGCTATGGCCAGTATCTGGCCGGCATATTCGGAACTGCGCTGGCCTCTGTGGGGCTCTTGGCGATAGCGGGGATAATAATTACGGCCGACTCCTACGGCCCTGTGAGCGATAACGCTAACGGCGTCGTCGAGATGGCGGGCCTCCCCGAAAACGTGAGGGAAGTGACGGACGTATTGGACTCCATAGGCAACACCACTAAGGCCACCACAAAGGGCTACGCGATTGCGAGCGCCGCTTTGGCGGCGTTGGTGTTGTTCATAGCGTTGATGTTCGAAATAATGAAGTCTATGGCTCAGGTCTTAGGCGTGCAACAGCTGACCGACCTGCTCAGCGAATCCATTTCTAAGATCTCGATAATAAATCCCAATGTGCTTATAGGGGCCTTCATAGGGGTCATGATAGTGTACTTCTTCACCAGCAGGACTTTAGGGGCGGTGGGGAGGACCGCCATGGAGATAGTAGAGGAGATAAGGCGGCAGTTCAGAGAGAAGCCGGGCATATTAGAGTGGAAAGAGACGCCCGACTACGCCCGCGTGGTGGACATAGCGACCAAGAGGGCCCTCGGCGAGTTCCTACTGCCGGGTCTCGTGGTGATAATAGTGCCCCTAATTACGGCCTTCGTGATGGGCTGGCAGGCGCTGGCGGGTCTGATAATGGGGGCGGTGGTATCTGGGGTACCGCGCGCTTTACTTATGGCGAATGCAGGAGGCGCTTGGGATAACGCCAAGAAGTATATAGAGCTTCAGGGCTTGAAGAAGACCGAATTACATAAGGCCGTAGTGGTAGGCGACACGGTAGGCGATCCGTTTAAGGACACGTCAGGCCCCTCCCTCAACCCGCTGATAAAGGTGCTGAACACACTTTCTGTAGTATTTGCGTTTGCGATAGTGTTGGCCAACGCCCACATGGGCATTGTGCTAACAGGGCTACTCCACTTCTAG
- a CDS encoding V-type ATPase 116kDa subunit family protein, producing the protein MPLERIVEFRIAAPIDVLPDVIFYIGKTKAAMFEERPQRLARPRDPEAQQYLRKLDEILSLFSQYYQPNLMQLPKIPLTQIFNNVFTELIQIFNEVKGYAEDLQKLRQKLQISSHLRDVKNAEFPKTEMLDVFVVIPGRYAAEVLHLAKDVGATAITLGDVMVVTLDKNKSGLFTASLSRLGVTFLKPEELKAVEDPEVLKSKIDLLSTDLKEKIYKYKNSIDLAYTLRYTLSLVIETFNRSAISEGEETGHLFSALSTEIERLKSELKELSVIRDVLAGLAATGKTNFKLPSGFALYAELKEPSNAVKIELGGREAYLARDGLDGVKVPSQYLEDVPSSLRVVEETLNSVKRSLESRERELESLRQLYREYSVYGDENWASHRDVGTVIFYVRERDVGLIDDALTDLVRALAVKLYVIRNIRYKYFEDIPAERRPTLEKFPSPIKQFVNKIAYMYGVPSAMEISPSVLVSILFPIFFGWMFGDLGHGLLLLIMGLLLYTKLFGGRYKDWGVIWAVTGVFSMFFGGVVYGEFFGLPLSPLGWDGLVHMFQPVVGPQMGTAVEIEGIFADLFAAMLFGYIIMAGSFSLKVANFALRGEGDLAVGLGLPILLIYISAGMIVFGLLKSVLPMPAGMAQVVNLPWIYILVAAIILLIVGAIALTAKYRRYEEKPPIGMEMAVGLVEGIFGGLANVPSFARLMILILMHGIFTKLTMGWALSMYSAGNIAGAIVVAVFFNALIAVGEGFMSLVQSLRLTFYETLSKFYEGRGRLFTPLILP; encoded by the coding sequence GTGCCTTTAGAGCGGATTGTTGAATTCAGAATAGCGGCGCCGATCGACGTACTGCCTGATGTAATATTCTATATTGGCAAGACCAAGGCGGCTATGTTTGAAGAGAGGCCTCAAAGGCTAGCTAGGCCGAGGGATCCGGAGGCTCAACAATATTTGAGGAAACTTGACGAAATATTATCTTTATTCTCACAATACTATCAGCCAAATCTGATGCAGTTGCCAAAAATACCATTAACGCAAATATTTAATAATGTATTTACAGAACTTATACAAATCTTCAATGAGGTTAAAGGATATGCCGAAGACCTCCAGAAGTTAAGACAGAAACTCCAAATCTCAAGCCATCTGCGCGACGTAAAGAACGCCGAATTCCCCAAGACAGAGATGCTCGATGTATTTGTAGTAATACCAGGCAGATATGCCGCCGAGGTGTTACATCTCGCAAAAGACGTAGGGGCCACCGCTATTACTCTGGGCGACGTAATGGTGGTAACACTAGATAAAAACAAGAGCGGGCTTTTTACAGCCAGCCTCTCGAGACTCGGCGTTACCTTCTTGAAGCCGGAGGAGCTTAAGGCGGTAGAGGATCCTGAGGTCCTTAAGAGTAAAATAGATTTGCTATCTACAGATCTAAAGGAAAAAATCTATAAATATAAGAATTCTATAGATTTGGCATATACTCTAAGATATACATTATCGTTAGTTATAGAGACCTTTAATAGATCTGCCATATCTGAGGGGGAAGAGACTGGTCATTTGTTCTCGGCCCTATCGACAGAGATAGAGAGGTTAAAGTCGGAACTCAAAGAACTATCTGTAATACGCGACGTCTTGGCCGGATTGGCGGCTACCGGCAAGACGAACTTCAAACTGCCTAGTGGCTTTGCGCTATATGCAGAACTAAAGGAGCCATCTAATGCGGTTAAGATCGAGTTGGGAGGACGGGAAGCATATCTGGCTAGGGACGGTCTAGACGGCGTCAAGGTGCCGAGCCAGTACCTAGAGGACGTGCCTTCTTCCCTTAGAGTGGTCGAGGAGACTCTTAACTCGGTCAAAAGGTCTCTGGAGAGTAGAGAACGTGAACTTGAGAGCTTGAGGCAGCTCTATAGGGAATACTCTGTATATGGCGACGAGAATTGGGCCTCACATAGAGATGTCGGCACTGTGATATTCTACGTGAGGGAGAGGGACGTAGGTCTTATTGACGATGCGCTTACAGACCTAGTCAGGGCGCTGGCTGTAAAACTATATGTAATTAGGAATATACGATATAAATATTTTGAAGATATACCTGCTGAAAGGAGGCCAACTTTAGAGAAATTCCCATCTCCTATAAAGCAATTTGTAAATAAGATCGCATATATGTATGGCGTCCCTAGCGCCATGGAGATAAGCCCGTCGGTCTTGGTGTCGATATTGTTCCCTATATTTTTCGGCTGGATGTTTGGAGATCTAGGCCATGGCCTATTGTTGTTGATAATGGGCCTATTGCTATATACAAAACTTTTTGGAGGCAGATATAAGGATTGGGGGGTCATATGGGCCGTAACTGGCGTGTTTTCTATGTTCTTCGGCGGTGTCGTATACGGCGAATTCTTCGGGCTTCCTTTATCCCCATTGGGCTGGGATGGGCTAGTCCATATGTTCCAGCCCGTAGTAGGGCCGCAGATGGGCACTGCGGTTGAGATAGAGGGGATATTCGCAGACTTGTTCGCCGCGATGCTCTTCGGGTATATAATTATGGCCGGCTCGTTCTCTCTGAAGGTCGCCAATTTCGCGTTGAGAGGCGAGGGAGATCTAGCAGTGGGGTTGGGGCTCCCTATATTGTTGATTTACATCTCGGCGGGCATGATAGTCTTCGGCCTTCTCAAATCGGTACTGCCCATGCCGGCCGGGATGGCGCAAGTGGTTAATCTACCTTGGATCTACATATTGGTGGCGGCAATAATTTTGCTTATAGTCGGGGCTATCGCGCTTACGGCTAAGTACCGCAGATATGAAGAGAAGCCGCCGATAGGCATGGAGATGGCGGTGGGGCTTGTTGAAGGTATTTTCGGAGGGCTTGCAAACGTGCCTAGTTTTGCACGTTTAATGATATTGATATTAATGCATGGCATATTCACAAAGCTGACCATGGGGTGGGCCCTCTCCATGTACAGTGCTGGAAATATAGCTGGCGCCATAGTTGTGGCTGTCTTCTTCAACGCGCTCATAGCAGTCGGAGAGGGCTTTATGTCTCTGGTACAATCGCTCCGCCTTACGTTCTACGAGACGCTTAGCAAGTTCTACGAGGGGAGAGGACGCCTATTTACGCCGCTCATCTTGCCCTAA
- a CDS encoding 5,10-methylenetetrahydrofolate reductase gives MKIIAELPPSTSRAVVMRRARAISDYTNLVDIPDSPGGRPSAHAVAVAYIAKESGLDPIAHIRLRDLNLLAYRSILGAAKLFELERIVPLTGDPPEVGQPVDHLNTEAAVVIAREYGFRVGVLLSMKRNYIERIKIGADFYLVLNLERPSQLEGLAGLEAYPYLLIKTEKNAELISRLRQPAVTLESLRAFMESLEPYAKGVILSAPGDFEAELLALSLIAKR, from the coding sequence ATGAAAATCATAGCAGAACTACCTCCATCTACCTCTAGGGCAGTCGTAATGCGGAGAGCTAGGGCGATTTCCGACTATACCAACCTCGTAGATATTCCTGACTCGCCTGGAGGGCGGCCGTCCGCACATGCGGTGGCTGTCGCATATATCGCAAAGGAGAGCGGGCTAGACCCCATAGCCCACATCAGGCTGAGGGACTTGAACCTACTGGCTTATCGATCAATATTGGGCGCGGCCAAGCTGTTTGAACTAGAACGCATAGTGCCCCTCACAGGCGATCCCCCCGAGGTCGGGCAACCCGTAGATCATTTAAACACGGAAGCCGCCGTCGTTATCGCTCGAGAATACGGCTTTAGGGTGGGCGTGCTTTTAAGTATGAAGAGGAACTACATAGAGAGGATAAAGATAGGCGCAGATTTCTATCTCGTCCTGAATTTGGAGAGGCCGAGCCAGCTGGAGGGGCTGGCCGGCCTTGAGGCGTATCCATATCTCCTGATAAAGACAGAGAAAAATGCCGAGCTTATAAGCAGGTTACGCCAACCTGCTGTCACGTTGGAGTCGTTAAGGGCGTTTATGGAGAGTCTTGAGCCCTACGCTAAGGGCGTTATCCTATCGGCGCCTGGCGACTTCGAAGCGGAGCTACTTGCGCTTTCTCTTATCGCTAAGAGATAG
- the rpmC gene encoding 50S ribosomal protein L29, with product MSSAPKKLNAKTLRQMNREDRLKLLDQLRAEYIKLQTQRARGIVENSGRIRYIRRAIARILTIEREGSAK from the coding sequence ATGTCCTCGGCGCCTAAGAAGCTCAACGCCAAGACCTTAAGGCAGATGAATAGGGAAGATAGGTTGAAGCTGTTAGATCAGCTGAGGGCCGAATACATCAAGCTACAGACGCAAAGGGCTAGAGGCATCGTCGAGAACTCGGGCAGAATTAGATATATAAGGAGGGCCATAGCCAGAATTTTGACAATTGAACGGGAGGGGTCCGCCAAGTGA
- a CDS encoding 30S ribosomal protein S3 codes for MSQQGKRLAVYKKILQDNVKRWMIKEFLEYKLARLGYVDSEILKTPLGTRIVIYAERPSRIIGKKGAVVKELSQILSSKLGVDNPQIDVIDISKVDVPEMFPKVVAYRIANAMAKGIRFRRVAFVAIRQVTEAGARGFELVISGKLSTERAKFEKYKVGKVYKTGYDAMKTVRRTAVHVLLKPGIYGIRIAIAPANARFADDYKLKPPVRQEAQSQ; via the coding sequence GTGTCCCAGCAGGGCAAGAGGCTGGCTGTATATAAGAAGATACTACAGGACAACGTGAAGAGGTGGATGATCAAGGAGTTTTTGGAGTACAAGCTGGCCAGACTCGGCTATGTCGATTCGGAGATCTTAAAGACGCCTCTAGGCACGAGAATAGTAATATATGCCGAAAGGCCGAGCAGGATAATCGGCAAGAAGGGAGCTGTGGTGAAGGAGCTCAGCCAGATACTCAGTTCTAAGCTCGGCGTGGACAACCCGCAGATAGATGTAATAGATATATCTAAAGTCGACGTCCCCGAGATGTTCCCCAAGGTCGTGGCGTATAGGATAGCTAACGCCATGGCTAAAGGTATAAGGTTCAGGAGGGTGGCGTTTGTCGCAATAAGGCAGGTCACCGAGGCCGGAGCTAGGGGCTTCGAGCTCGTGATTAGTGGCAAGCTGTCCACAGAAAGGGCTAAGTTCGAGAAGTATAAAGTGGGTAAAGTCTACAAGACGGGTTACGACGCCATGAAGACGGTGAGGAGGACTGCAGTGCATGTGCTCTTAAAGCCTGGCATCTACGGCATTAGGATCGCCATAGCTCCGGCTAACGCTAGATTTGCCGACGACTATAAATTGAAGCCTCCAGTGAGGCAGGAGGCTCAAAGCCAGTAA